In Nostoc sp. UHCC 0926, a single genomic region encodes these proteins:
- a CDS encoding flippase, whose translation MLSKLKFKNLSEFKSRSGLRAIIANTGWLFADRILRMGASLVVGIWVARYLGVQQYGLFNYALAFVSLFSPIFTLGLDDVVVRHIVRQSSNKQEILGTTFWLKLLGGIASVLLAVSTMFFLGEHETLKIWLVAILGMAGIFRAADTIELWFQSQVQSKYTVIAKNTAFLLNSVIKIALILTKAPLLAFAWVTLAEFVMSAISLLIVYQLKGSSLWLWRWSFTAAKTLLKESLPLIFSGFAIMIFMRIDQVMLGQMIGDSEVGVYSAAVRISEIWYFIPAAIVSSVAPAIYAAKEKSESLYYQRIGQLLSLMTCISLAIALPMTFLSDKIIMVMFGSGYVEAGPILAVHIWTSLFVFMGLATSPWFIAEGLNHVSLGKTLFGAILNIILNLLLIPKYAGFGAAIATIISQAAATFLCNAFDSRTKKIFQIQVRSLLTFYKY comes from the coding sequence GTAGGAATATGGGTAGCACGGTATTTAGGAGTACAGCAGTATGGTCTCTTTAACTATGCTTTAGCTTTTGTTAGCTTATTTAGCCCAATTTTCACTTTAGGACTGGACGACGTAGTAGTTCGCCATATTGTCCGTCAATCATCAAACAAACAGGAAATTTTAGGAACCACTTTTTGGCTAAAATTGCTGGGTGGAATTGCTTCTGTCTTATTGGCAGTTAGTACTATGTTTTTCTTAGGTGAGCATGAAACACTGAAGATATGGCTAGTTGCAATTTTAGGAATGGCAGGAATTTTTAGGGCGGCTGATACTATTGAACTATGGTTTCAATCACAGGTGCAGTCAAAATACACTGTGATTGCTAAGAACACAGCATTTCTGCTAAATAGTGTCATCAAAATCGCACTAATTTTAACAAAAGCACCATTGCTAGCTTTTGCTTGGGTAACATTAGCAGAATTTGTGATGAGTGCAATTAGCTTGCTGATTGTTTATCAACTCAAAGGGTCTTCATTGTGGTTATGGCGTTGGAGTTTCACGGCTGCCAAAACTCTTTTAAAAGAGAGTTTACCTCTAATTTTTTCGGGGTTTGCTATCATGATTTTTATGAGAATCGATCAGGTTATGTTAGGTCAAATGATCGGAGATAGCGAGGTTGGAGTTTATTCTGCTGCTGTGCGTATTTCTGAAATTTGGTATTTTATTCCGGCAGCTATTGTTTCTTCTGTTGCCCCTGCAATTTATGCAGCCAAGGAAAAATCAGAAAGTCTTTACTATCAGCGAATAGGACAATTACTTAGTCTAATGACATGTATATCTTTGGCAATTGCTCTTCCAATGACATTCTTGTCTGACAAGATAATTATGGTGATGTTTGGAAGTGGATATGTGGAAGCGGGGCCAATATTAGCAGTTCATATTTGGACTTCTTTGTTTGTATTTATGGGTCTTGCAACATCACCGTGGTTTATTGCTGAAGGTTTGAACCACGTTTCTTTAGGTAAGACTTTATTTGGGGCCATACTAAACATTATTCTCAATTTATTACTGATCCCTAAATATGCAGGATTTGGGGCTGCGATCGCAACCATAATCTCTCAAGCTGCTGCTACTTTTCTATGTAATGCATTTGATTCAAGAACAAAAAAAATATTTCAGATTCAGGTGCGATCGCTTCTTACTTTTTACAAATATTGA
- a CDS encoding glycosyltransferase family 2 protein, with translation MQTAVTFIIFKRPQTTEKVFNAIRQAKPTKLFVIADGPRTDREGEAEKCEATRAIIERVDWDCEVIKNYSNINLGCAKRVSSGLDWVFNNVEEAIILEDDCIPHPTFFRFSEELLEKYRNDTRIATISAQNLQLGRKHTNYSYYFSRYNHCWGWASWRRAWQHYDLTIKLWKEVQAENLLHDILIDPKAVNFWRRIFQSVYNNPTGITWDYQWTFACWIQGSLSIIPNINLISNVGVGADATHFTSNQEFSFINMPMQAMEFPLKHPPFIVRNIEADKFTQKTVYKATALDIFKEEVKKRLNYSTIKK, from the coding sequence ATGCAAACAGCAGTAACTTTTATTATTTTCAAGCGTCCACAAACAACAGAGAAAGTTTTTAATGCTATCCGCCAAGCCAAGCCAACAAAACTTTTTGTAATTGCAGATGGTCCCCGCACTGACCGTGAAGGTGAGGCAGAAAAGTGTGAAGCAACTCGGGCAATCATCGAAAGAGTTGATTGGGACTGCGAAGTGATCAAGAATTATTCTAATATCAACTTAGGTTGTGCAAAACGAGTATCTAGTGGTTTAGATTGGGTATTTAATAATGTTGAAGAGGCAATTATTTTAGAAGATGATTGTATCCCTCACCCAACATTTTTCAGATTTAGTGAAGAACTGCTGGAAAAATATAGAAACGATACTAGAATCGCGACAATCTCTGCTCAAAATCTTCAATTGGGACGAAAACATACAAATTACAGTTACTATTTTTCTCGCTATAACCACTGTTGGGGTTGGGCAAGTTGGAGACGTGCTTGGCAACATTATGATTTGACCATCAAACTCTGGAAAGAGGTACAAGCAGAAAATCTTTTACATGACATTCTTATAGACCCAAAAGCAGTAAATTTTTGGCGACGAATATTTCAGTCTGTTTATAACAATCCTACAGGTATAACCTGGGATTACCAATGGACATTTGCTTGCTGGATACAGGGTAGCTTAAGTATTATTCCCAATATCAATTTAATCTCTAATGTTGGTGTTGGTGCAGACGCAACTCATTTCACTTCCAATCAAGAATTTTCGTTCATCAATATGCCGATGCAAGCGATGGAATTTCCTTTAAAACATCCACCGTTTATTGTGAGGAATATAGAGGCAGATAAATTTACCCAAAAAACAGTCTATAAAGCAACTGCATTAGATATTTTTAAAGAGGAAGTGAAGAAAAGATTGAATTACTCAACGATAAAAAAATAG
- a CDS encoding O-antigen ligase family protein, whose product MSAMKVKLTEKILTILLLLIAVGALTIHPAQEVSMSTLGGDKVDTFLNIVSYLILFYFISLYWKGFLYVITKSPLEFFLLTIVIFSILWSEDLSSTLKDIKGLIRIYFIAIYLAMRYPLREQMRLIAWALGVAALLSMIFSAFIPGYIHQSPELVNMWSGIFGHKNELGYMMAWSAGVFLHLALSSHQYRWLMWALCGISICLIILSRSTTSLTILLAMILFLPFYKSLKKTNYKLQVILMTSALMLLIIFSILLLNNAETVVGTSGKDLTFNGRSDLWGLVISKILERPWLGYGFSGFWTSNTASNLRATYDWASNAHNGFLELLLELGLLGFLTFAAGFVRFFLMALTRIISVAKKPEDYWPMQMLLIIVIVNFSEARLLTPSWNWLMYVTTSLSLTLEYQRNHKNILVD is encoded by the coding sequence ATGTCAGCAATGAAGGTAAAATTAACAGAAAAAATATTAACTATTTTGCTATTACTCATTGCTGTAGGGGCATTAACAATCCACCCTGCACAAGAAGTTTCTATGTCTACCCTTGGAGGCGATAAGGTAGATACTTTCTTGAATATAGTATCATATTTAATTTTATTTTATTTCATAAGTTTATACTGGAAAGGTTTTCTTTATGTAATTACAAAAAGTCCATTAGAGTTTTTTTTACTAACAATAGTTATATTTTCTATATTGTGGTCAGAAGACCTAAGTTCTACTCTAAAAGATATAAAAGGTCTAATTAGAATATATTTTATTGCAATCTATTTGGCAATGCGTTATCCCCTTAGGGAACAAATGAGGCTAATAGCTTGGGCACTTGGTGTAGCGGCATTATTATCTATGATATTCTCTGCATTCATACCAGGTTATATTCACCAATCACCTGAATTAGTAAATATGTGGAGCGGAATTTTTGGTCATAAAAATGAATTAGGTTACATGATGGCTTGGAGCGCAGGAGTCTTTTTACACCTTGCTCTTAGTAGCCATCAATATCGCTGGTTGATGTGGGCACTGTGTGGGATATCTATATGTCTAATTATTCTCTCACGTTCAACAACATCTTTAACGATCCTATTAGCAATGATATTATTTTTACCTTTCTACAAATCTCTGAAAAAAACTAATTATAAATTACAAGTTATTCTGATGACTTCAGCTTTAATGTTACTCATTATTTTTTCAATATTACTTCTCAATAATGCTGAAACTGTAGTTGGTACTTCTGGTAAAGACCTTACATTCAATGGACGCTCTGACCTCTGGGGGCTAGTGATTTCCAAGATTTTGGAAAGACCTTGGCTAGGTTATGGATTTTCGGGATTTTGGACTAGTAATACTGCATCTAATCTCAGAGCTACTTATGATTGGGCAAGTAATGCTCACAATGGTTTTTTAGAACTATTGTTAGAATTAGGGTTATTAGGTTTTTTGACTTTTGCAGCAGGGTTTGTCCGGTTCTTTCTAATGGCATTGACTCGAATTATTTCTGTCGCCAAAAAACCTGAAGATTATTGGCCAATGCAAATGCTACTTATCATTGTCATAGTTAATTTCTCAGAAGCCAGATTATTAACTCCTAGTTGGAATTGGTTAATGTATGTCACCACGTCGTTATCTTTGACTCTTGAATATCAACGAAATCATAAAAATATTTTAGTCGATTAG